Proteins from one Setaria italica strain Yugu1 chromosome V, Setaria_italica_v2.0, whole genome shotgun sequence genomic window:
- the LOC101781904 gene encoding cytochrome P450 734A6 has protein sequence MGWCWAAAAVLAAAYMAAKLMEVLWWRPRRVEEHFARQGIRGPRYRFFVGCVREMVALMVAASANPMPRPYRSHNVLPRVLAFYHHWRKIYGSTFLIWFGPTPRLAVADPDLIREILVSRADHFDRYESHPMVRQLEGEGLVSLRGDKWAHRRRVLTPAFHMENLKLLLPFVGRTVVDMVDKWRDMAAAGSGEVEIDVSEWFQVVTEDAITRTAFGRSYEDGKAVFKLQTQLMAFASEAFRKVFIPGYRFLPTRKNTSSWKLDKEIRKNLVTLISRRQEAADDEKLSGCAKDLLGLMINASSNGGKVSPITVNDIVEECKTFFFAGKQTTSNLLTWTTVVLAMHPEWQELARQEVLDVCGAHDIPSREQLVKLKTLGMILNETLRLYPPAVATVRRAKADVELGGCLIPRDTELLIPIMALHHDARLWGPDATQFNPARFARGVAQAAAHPTAFIPFGLGARMCIGQNLALLEAKLTVAIILQRFDFRLSPSYLHAPTVLMLLHPQYGAPVIFRPRSSEPSDHNRGM, from the exons ATGGGGtggtgctgggcggcggcggcggtgcttgcgGCGGCGTACATGGCGGCGAAGCTGATGGAGGTGCTgtggtggcggccgcggcgggtggAGGAGCACTTCGCGCGGCAGGGGATCAGGGGCCCCCGCTACCGCTTCTTCGTCGGCTGCGTCCGCGAGATGGTGGCGCTCAtggtcgccgcctccgccaacccaaTGCCGCGCCCCTACCGCTCCCACAACGTGCTCCCGCGCGTCCTCGCCTTCTACCACCACTGGAGGAAAATCTACG GCTCCACGTTCTTGATATGGTTCGGCCCGACGCCGaggctcgccgtcgccgaccccgACCTCATCCGGGAGATCCTCGTGTCCCGCGCCGACCACTTCGACCGCTACGAGTCGCACCCAATGGTGCGCCAGCTCGAGGGCGAGGGCCTCGTCAGCCTGCGCGGCGATAAGTGGGCGCACCGCCGCCGGGTGCTCACGCCGGCGTTCCACATGGAGAATCTCAAG ctgctgctgccgttcgTGGGGAGGACGGTGGTCGACATGGTGGACAAGTGGCGCGACATGGCCGCGGCGGGGTCCGGCGAGGTCGAGATCGACGTGTCCGAGTGGTTCCAGGTGGTGACGGAGGACGCCATCACCCGCACGGCCTTCGGCCGGAGCTACGAGGACGGCAAGGCCGTCTTCAAGCTCCAGACCCAGCTCATGGCCTTCGCCTCCGAGGCATTCCGCAAGGTCTTCATCCCTGGATACAG GTTCTTGCCAACCAGGAAGAACACGAGCTCGTGGAAGCTGGACAAGGAGATCAGGAAGAACCTTGTGACGCTCATTAGCCGGCGACAGGAAGCCGCAGACGACGAGAAGCTCAGCGGGTGTGCCAAGGACCTCCTCGGGCTCATGATCAACGCGAGCAGCAACGGCGGCAAGGTGAGCCCCATCACCGTGAACGACATCGTGGAGGAGTGCAAGACGTTCTTCTTCGCCGGCAAGCAGACGACGTCGAACCTCCTGACGTGGACCACCGTCGTGCTCGCAATGCACCCCGAGTGGCAGGAGCTCGCCCGGCAGGAGGTCCTCGACGTCTGCGGCGCTCATGACATCCCCTCCCGCGAGCAGCTCGTCAAGCTCAAGACA CTCGGGATGATCCTGAACGAGACGCTGCGGCTGTacccgccggcggtggcgacggtgcGCCGTGCCAAGGCCGACGTGGAGCTCGGCGGGTGCCTGATCCCACGTGACACGGAGCTGCTGATTCCGATCATGGCCCTGCACCACGACGCCCGGCTGTGGGGCCCTGATGCCACGCAGTTCAACCCGGCGCGGTTCGCCAGGGGCGTGGCGCAGGCCGCCGCGCACCCGACGGCGTTCATCCCGTTCGGGCTCGGCGCCCGGATGTGCATCGGCCAGAACCTGGCGCTCCTGGAGGCCAAGCTCACCGTGGccatcatcctccagcggttcGACTTCCGGCTATCTCCCAGCTACCTCCACGCGCCGACGGTCCTGATGCTCCTCCACCCGCAGTACGGGGCGCCGGTCATCTTCCGGCCTCGATCATCCGAGCCGTCCGATCATAATCGGGGCATGTGA